A window of Plantibacter sp. PA-3-X8 genomic DNA:
CATGTCCCATCTCATGAGAATACCGGGCGAAATCGGTCCGGTATTGGCTCTATCGTCGTCACCGCCCCGCACCTGTGGGGGAAGACCACCAGCCAAGGAGACACGCATGCAACTCGCAGCCACCCGGATCATCACCGACGACGTCGACGCCCTGGTCGTCTTCTACGAGCGGGTCACCGGTGCGACCGCGACACGACTGCACCCACTGTTCGCCGAGGTGCGCACCGACACCGGCACGCTCGCGATCGCCAGTTCAGCGACCATCCCACTGTTGGGCGAGGACGCCGCCGCACCGCGAGCCAACCGATCCGTCATCCTCGATCTGCTCGTCGATGACGTCGACGCGGTCTACACGACGCTCCAGGGCGTCGTGGAGACGTTCGTGAACGAGCCGACGACCATGCCGTGGGGTAACCGATCGCTGCTGTTCCGCGACCCCGACGGCAACCTCGTCAACGCCTTCACCCCGACCACGGCTGACGCAAGCAAGCGGGTCGCATCGTGAACCTGGTCGTGCGGCCTACGCCGGGATGACGCTCGGGATGAGTCGTGGCGCTGGAGGGAGCGGTCCGTGCCGGTCTGACGCACGCAGTCCGTCGATCACGAGCGCGGCGTAGCGTCGTGCAGCTCGGACGCGCTCCGTCTCCGTCGTACGTGAGAGTCCGCGAGCCGCGAGCAGGACCACGAGGAAGTCGTCGAGGACGAAGTCCGCGCGCAGCGCGCCGGCGTCGATGGCGCGACGAGCGACGGCGGTGATCGCACGCACGGCCTGTTCACGCTGGGTCCGGAAGTCGACGGCATCGGGGTAGGCGGCGAGGAACGCGTCCGTGAACCCCTGGTTCCGAGCGTTGAGGACCAGGACCTCCTCGATGATGCCGCGGAAGCCACGCCAGGGGTCGACGTCCGCGAGGGCGTCGACCACGATCGAGCGGCAGGCGTCGAGCTCATTCACGAATGCGGCTCTGACGAGATCAGCCTTGGTCGGGAACCGTCGGTAGAGGGTGGCCGGCCCGACACCGGCTCGGCGGGCGATCTCCCGCATCGTCACGTGAAGACCGTCGGTCCCGAACAGTTCGCGGGCTGCGGCGAGGACGCGGTCACGGTTCTCCTGGGCGTCGGAACGCAGGTTCTGAGGCAGTGTCGCGGGCATGTGTCTCACATTACTCAAGTGGACGGGTGCGTCCGTTACGTTGCGGGAGGCGGGTCAGATCCCCCGCCGCGAAACGGAGTGCACCCATGCGCGCAGTGATCATCCGGACCTTCGGTGAACCGAGTGGGATGGAGGTGACGGACCTGCCCGTCCCCACGCCCGGGGCCGGTGAGGTCCTCGTTCGAACGGAGGCCGCAGGCGTCGGCGGGGTCGACGTCGTGATCCGCCGGGGCGGGATCGCCGAAGCCACCCGGGACTCGGGGATGATCCCGGGGAGTGAGGCCGCCGGCGTCATCACCGCGACCGGGCCCGACGTCGACCCCGCGTGGGTCGGTCGACGGGTGTGGGCGTTCACGGGAACCTCGGGCGCGTACGCCGAGTACGTGATCGCGCGAGCCGACGAGATCGTCGAACTGCCGTCCGACCTGACGTCCGTCCAGGCGGTGACGCTGGGCAGCGCGTTCCCGGTCGCGCACTTCGCGCTCGAACGCGCTCGCCTGGCCGAGGGCGAATCCGTCCTCGTGCGCGGGGCCGCCGGGAGTATCGGCCTGGCCGGCGTCGAGCTGGCCGCTCGTGCCGGCGCCGGCGTCATCGCCGTCACCACCTCGTCCTCCGAACGCGGGGAACGTCTGCGGGCGTTCGGTGCAACCCACGTGCTCGACCGCTCCGGCGCGGGCGATGCGGACGCCCCGGCGGAGTTCGACGTCATCCTCGACATCGTCAGCGGTCCCGATCTCCCCCGGTTCATCGAGCGGCTCTCGCCGAACGGCCGCCTGATCGCCGTGGGCGTGGTGGGCGGGTTCCCGCCCGCGGACTTCGGCACGGCTCTCCTGGCCGGCTTCCGCCGATCGATCACCTTCGGAACCCTGAGCCTCGACACCGTGCCGCGCGCGGAACTCGCCCGGGTGCGAGCCGAGGTGTTCGACGACGCCGTCCGAGGCACGCTCTCACCGGTGGTCCACGACGCCCTGCCGCTGAGCGACGCAGCCGAGGCGCACCGTCTCATGGACGCCGGGGACGTGTTCGGGCGCATCGTGCTCGTCCCGTGAATCGGCTGACGAGGCAAGCACCGATCCGCCACCGCTACAGCCAGATCGTCGCCAGCCAGACCTCGACGACGGCGAGCACCAGCAGGGCGACGTTCAGCCCGAGGACCCGGAACTCGCCGCGACGCACGTGCACGGTGATGCCTCCGATCTGCACCAGGACCAGCCCGACCGCCGCAGCGACGGTCAACCAGTGAGGACGCCCACGAGCGGGGGCAGGATGAGGCCGGTCACGCCCAGCACCTCAAGCAGCCCGATCACTCGAACCACTGAGAGCGGCATGCCGTCGACCCACGCCATCATCGGGCGGAGCTGCTCGGCAGAGCGGACGAGCTTCATGCCGCCCGAGTACAGGTACAGGACCGCGAGCAGTCCTGCGACGATCCAGTAGGCGATGACCATGTGCAACCTCCGAGTGCGTGTGTGCGTTGATGGTTACGATGGGTAACCGACGCAAGTGTGGACCGGATCGGACCGGCGTACAAAAGGCACACGCGTGTGACCGAGCCGCGAGGGGTGCCGTGCTCCGCTACCAGAGGCTGTGTTCCGTCCGGGGCGACCAGGGCAAGGCCATCCGCTCACTCCTGGACCGCATCGCCGACAAGTGGGCGCTCCTCCTCATCGCGACGCTCCATGACGGCCCGTTCCGGTTCACCGAGCTCGAGCAGCGCATCCCGGGCATCTCCCGACGCATGCTCACCCTCACCCTCAGGAACCTCGAGCGCGACGGGCTCGTCACCCGCACCACCTTCGCGGAGGTGCCACCACGGGTCGAGTACGAGTTGACGGACCTCGCGCAGTCGCTCATCCCCCATGCGCTGGCACTCGCCGAGTGGGCCGGCGAGCACGTCCCCGTGATCGAAGCGAGCCGAACGGCATACGACGAGCGGTTCTGACCGCCTACCCGCGCTGCGGGCCAACGAAAAAGTCCCGGAAACCAGTTGGTTTCCGGGACTTCATGGTCGGGCTGACAGGATTTGAATCTGCGACCCCTTGACCCTAAGCGCCAAAGCATCGCTCCCAGCCGGCTCGACCTGGGTAGGCATTTCAGAAGAATGCTCTGTGCATTACGCGCAAGCGATCCAGCGACCCCCTCGTGAACTCAGATCTTGATCTGC
This region includes:
- a CDS encoding glyoxalase/bleomycin resistance/extradiol dioxygenase family protein, whose product is MQLAATRIITDDVDALVVFYERVTGATATRLHPLFAEVRTDTGTLAIASSATIPLLGEDAAAPRANRSVILDLLVDDVDAVYTTLQGVVETFVNEPTTMPWGNRSLLFRDPDGNLVNAFTPTTADASKRVAS
- a CDS encoding TetR/AcrR family transcriptional regulator, coding for MPATLPQNLRSDAQENRDRVLAAARELFGTDGLHVTMREIARRAGVGPATLYRRFPTKADLVRAAFVNELDACRSIVVDALADVDPWRGFRGIIEEVLVLNARNQGFTDAFLAAYPDAVDFRTQREQAVRAITAVARRAIDAGALRADFVLDDFLVVLLAARGLSRTTETERVRAARRYAALVIDGLRASDRHGPLPPAPRLIPSVIPA
- a CDS encoding zinc-dependent alcohol dehydrogenase family protein, whose protein sequence is MRAVIIRTFGEPSGMEVTDLPVPTPGAGEVLVRTEAAGVGGVDVVIRRGGIAEATRDSGMIPGSEAAGVITATGPDVDPAWVGRRVWAFTGTSGAYAEYVIARADEIVELPSDLTSVQAVTLGSAFPVAHFALERARLAEGESVLVRGAAGSIGLAGVELAARAGAGVIAVTTSSSERGERLRAFGATHVLDRSGAGDADAPAEFDVILDIVSGPDLPRFIERLSPNGRLIAVGVVGGFPPADFGTALLAGFRRSITFGTLSLDTVPRAELARVRAEVFDDAVRGTLSPVVHDALPLSDAAEAHRLMDAGDVFGRIVLVP
- a CDS encoding DoxX family protein, producing the protein MTVAAAVGLVLVQIGGITVHVRRGEFRVLGLNVALLVLAVVEVWLATIWL
- a CDS encoding DoxX family protein, yielding MVIAYWIVAGLLAVLYLYSGGMKLVRSAEQLRPMMAWVDGMPLSVVRVIGLLEVLGVTGLILPPLVGVLTG
- a CDS encoding helix-turn-helix domain-containing protein, translating into MLRYQRLCSVRGDQGKAIRSLLDRIADKWALLLIATLHDGPFRFTELEQRIPGISRRMLTLTLRNLERDGLVTRTTFAEVPPRVEYELTDLAQSLIPHALALAEWAGEHVPVIEASRTAYDERF